In Microbacterium sp. ABRD28, the genomic stretch CGTCCCTGCCTGAGCGTGCCATGGGCCCCATTCTATCCGCCAGCGGGATCCCAGCGAGAGGTGGCTACAATCGCCCCGTGGGTGACGAGCGTGACGTGCGGATGACCGAGCCGGCCCTGCGCCGTGATCGCACCGCCCGCGCGGCGTCGTCACAGGCCGCGCCTCCCGGGAAAGCACCGCGTCACGCGAAGCCGAGACCGCGCGTCTCGATCGTCGGCGTCTTCGGTGAACTGCTCATCACCGCCGGCGTCGTGACCCTGCTCTACGTCGGGTGGCAGATGTACCTCGGCGACCTCATCTTCGGCGCACAAGCGAACGCCGAGGGACGGGAGCTGTCGGAGCAGTGGGCGGAGCAGTACGGCGAGGGCCTGCCCGAGGCCGTGCCGACTCCCTCCGACCAACCCGCCGACGCTGAGCCGGCGCCGGCCGAGCCGGTGATCCTCCCCGAGCCGACCGGCACCGAAGACTTCGCCATCATGCGCATCCCGCGCTTCGGCTCGGACTACGCCTGGACCATGGCGGGTGGTGTCACCCGCGCGGGAACCCTCGACAACTTCCGCATCGGCCACTACCCCGGCAGCAAGATGCCCGGCGAAGTCGGCAACTTCGCCGTCGCGGGTCACCGCACCACCTACGGCGCACCGTTCAATCGCATCGCCGAGCTCCACGTCGGAGACGCCATCGTGATCGAGACGCCGGCGGGGTGGTACACGTACCGCTTCCGCACCCTCGAGTACGTCACGCCCGACGAGGTCGAGGTGCTGCTCCCGGTGCCGCAGATGCCCGACGTCCCGGCGAACGGGCGCTACATCACGATGACCAGCTGCAGCCCGATGTTCTCGCTCGCCGAGCGCATCGTCGCCTATGGCGTCTTCGAGTCGTTCCAGCCCTACGCCGACGGACCGCCGGCCTCGCTCACCGAGGGAGTCAGCTGATGTACGCCGCGTTCTGGCGGGTTCTTCCCGGCCCCTGGTGGGTGCGGCTGTTCATCGTGATCGTCCTCGTCGCCGCGATCCTCTACGGGTTGTTCTTCTACGCCTTCCCCTGGGTGAGCCAGTTCGTCAATCCGCAGGAAGTGACGGTCGAGTGACGGCCGACGTGCTCGTCGTCGACAATCACGACAGCTTCGTCCACACCCTGGTCGGCTACCTCCACCAGCTGGGCGCGTCCACCCGCATGGTGGAGGCCGACGCGCTGGATCCGCAGGCTCTCGACGAGACCCTCGAGGGTCACCGCGGCGTCCTGGTCTCCCCCGGCCCCGGCACGCCCGCCGACGCCGGGGCGTCGATCGCGGTCGTGCGTGCCGCATCGGCCCGCCGCATCCCTCTTCTCGGGGTGTGTCTCGGCCATCAGGCCATCGCCGAGGCCTACGGTGCCCGGGTGGGTCACGCCCCGGAGCTGATGCACGGGATGACCTCGGAGGTGCGCCACGACGGCAGCACGCTCTTCGCCGGGCTCACCGACCCGTTCACCGCCACCCGGTATCACTCGCTCGCCATCGAGCGCCCCACGCTCCCGCCCGAGCTGGTGGTGACGGCCGAGACCGAGAGTGGTGTGATCATGGGCATCGCTCACCGCTCCGTGCCGGTGCTGGGCGTGCAGTTCCACCCCGAGAGCGTGCTCACCGAGGGTGGTCACCGGCTGCTGGGCAATTGGCTCGAGACGCTCGGTTTCCACGGGGCTGCCGAGCGCGGCGCCACGCTGAGCCCGCGGCGCTGACTCCGTTCGCCGACGCGAGGAGAATCGGCCGAGGCGAGGGCGATCTCGCGCCGGCTGTACTCGCCTCGGCCGATCGTCCGCGTGCGAGAAGGAGGATGCCGCGGCTCGAGCCTGCGCGACAGAGCCTGCGCGACGGAGCCTGCGCGACGAAGCCCCTCGCCGGAGCCCCAGCGACGGAGTCCCTCGCCGGCTCAGGCCCCGGTGCAGTACGTCAGGGTGATCGTCGACCGCACCGGCACATCACCGGGGGCGAGGGACTGCTGCGACACCGTCGTCGGGTTCGTCGCGGGGCAGCCGGGGTCTTCCGCGGTCTCGACCGTGAGGCCGAGCTCGTCGGACTGCAGCTCGCGCGTCGCGGCGTCGACGGTGTAACCGCGGTAATCGAGGATCGTGACGTTTCCCGTGGCAACGACGAGGTTAACCACCGTGCCGGCCGGCACCTCGGTGCCCGCGTCGCGATCGGCCGAGAGCACCATGCCCGCCTCGCGGCCGGGGTCGTTCTCGGTGCGGATGGTTCCCACGCGGAGCCCCGCATCGGTGAGCGCCTGCGCCGCGGCATCCCGCGTCAGTCCCTCGAGGGTGGGCACCGTCGCAAGATCCTGACCCTCGGAGAGCACGACGAGCACGCCCTGCCCGGGCGAGACCGAGACGCCGGAGGCGGGGTCGGTGCGGATGACCGCACCCTCGGGCACGTGGACGCTGGGTTCGGTGATCTGGGACGGAACGAGGTCCTGCCCCTCCAGCTCCACCACGGCGCGCTCGTAGGTCATGCCCGACACGTCGGGGACGATCCGGGCGCTCGAGGGCACCTCGTTCGACGGCTGGATCGTCACCGCCCAGAACAGTACCGAGATCAGCAGAACCGCCAGCAGCGCGACGCCCGCCCAGATCCATGCGACCGGCGGGCCCGCCTGGGTGCGCTTCATCGTGGTGTCGGTGCTGAGCTGACGCAGTGATCGCGCGGTCTCGGCAGCGGCGCGCGGGTTCGGACCGTAGAGCTCGCTGGTGAGGGCCCCCACCTGACGCTTGGACGGGGCCTTGCCGTCGATGGTGGCATCCAGTGCCTCGCGGAAGCCCGCGGCATCCTGGTAGCGCTGGAAAGGATCCTTCGCCAGCGCCCGCAGCACGACGGTGTCGAGCGCGCGCGGCACGGTCTCGACGATCTCCGACGGGGTGAGCGGGGTCTCGCTGACGTGCTGGTAGGCCACTGCCACCGGGGATTCGCCACGGAACGGCTGACGACCGGTCAGCAGCTCGTAGAGCACCACACCGGTGGAGTACAGATCGGCGCGCGCGTCGACCGGCTCGCCCTTGGCCTGCTCGGGGGAGAAATAGGCGGCGGTGCCGAGGATCTGCGTCGTCTCGGCGACGGTGGACGATGAGTCCGACACCGCGCGCGCGATCCCGAAGTCCATCACCTTGACCTGGCCGGCGTCGGTGACCATGACGTTGCCGGGCTTGATGTCGCGGTGCACCACGCCGGCGCGGTGCGAGTACTCCAGGGCCTCGAGGATGCCGTCGACGTAGCGCACCGCATCCGAGACGGGCACCGGGCCCGCGGCGATGATGTCCTTCAGCAGGCGCCCGCGCACGAGTTCCATGACGATGAACGGCACCGGACGCGTCACTCCGTCGACGCCGGACTCGGAGTCTTCGCCGGCGTCGTACACGCGCACGATCGCGGGGTTGGCCATGCGACTGGCTGCCTGCGCCTCGAGCCGGAAACGGGTGCGGAAGGCATTGTCGTCGGCGAGATCGCGGTCGAGGATCTTGATCGCGACCTGACGGCCGAGCGTCAGGTCTTCGCCGCGGTACACCGTGGCCATCCCGCCGCGACCGATGATCTCATCGACGCGGTATCGCCCTGAAAGCACGCGCGTCTCAGTGGTCACAGTCACCCCCTGGTGGAACGGGTACAGCCTAACGGACGGTCCCGAGGTACTCCCTGAGACCGGATCGGATGCCGGGGATCAGCCGTCGGCGCCGTCGTCGCCGCCGCCTTCGCCGCCGCCGTCGGTGGGCGAGGGCGAGGGTGCGGCCTCGATCGTCGCCTGGGCTTCGGGCGAGTTGCCGGAGGTGCGCTCGCCGGAGGGTCCTCCGGTGCAGGTGACCGTGTAGGTGACGAGCACCGTGCCGCTGGCGTTGTTCGGCACCGACAGCTGCGCCTGGCGCGTGTTGGTGTCGAACGGCATGGTGTTCTGTCCGTTGGAGAACGTGCCGTTCACCGCGGTCAGCGTGTAGGCGCCGGGCGATCCTTCACCGGCGGGGCAGGCGTAGCCCTGCCAGTTAACGGTGAGGGTGCCGCCGGGCGCGACCGTGCCCGAGCTGAGGGTCGGCGCGGTCGGCTGCGGCAGCTCGGTCTGCGGACCGTAGAACGACAGCGTCAGCACCTGGTCGGGGGTGATGGATCCCTGCGGCTCGTAGTCGTACACGAGCGAGACCTCATCGGCGGTGGGTGCGGCGTTGCCCTGCTGGCAGTTGACGGTGAGCACGCCGGCGTCGAGCGCCGCCGCACGCGCGGTGTCGCAGTCGACGCCGACGAGACCGAGTGCGTCGAGGTCGATGCGGTCCTGGGTGGGCGTCGCGGACGGAGTCGTCTGGGAGGGCGTCGGGCGCGAGGTCGTCGTCGACCCGGACGGGTCGGGCGACGGGTCGCCCTGGTTGGCGAACAGGGCCCAGAGCGTCCCGCCGAGCACGAGGAGCAGGATGACGATGAGGGCGACGAGCGGCCAGGTCCAGCGGCTGCGCTTCTTCTTCTCCGGCTCCTGCGGCTCGGCGTAGTCGGGCAGCGGCGCCGACAGGATCTGGGTCGCCGCGGCCGTCGCACCGGCAGGGGCGAGCAGTTGGGTGGCGTCATCGGCCAGCACGGCG encodes the following:
- a CDS encoding class E sortase, giving the protein MGDERDVRMTEPALRRDRTARAASSQAAPPGKAPRHAKPRPRVSIVGVFGELLITAGVVTLLYVGWQMYLGDLIFGAQANAEGRELSEQWAEQYGEGLPEAVPTPSDQPADAEPAPAEPVILPEPTGTEDFAIMRIPRFGSDYAWTMAGGVTRAGTLDNFRIGHYPGSKMPGEVGNFAVAGHRTTYGAPFNRIAELHVGDAIVIETPAGWYTYRFRTLEYVTPDEVEVLLPVPQMPDVPANGRYITMTSCSPMFSLAERIVAYGVFESFQPYADGPPASLTEGVS
- a CDS encoding gamma-glutamyl-gamma-aminobutyrate hydrolase family protein (Members of this family of hydrolases with an active site Cys residue belong to MEROPS family C26.), giving the protein MTADVLVVDNHDSFVHTLVGYLHQLGASTRMVEADALDPQALDETLEGHRGVLVSPGPGTPADAGASIAVVRAASARRIPLLGVCLGHQAIAEAYGARVGHAPELMHGMTSEVRHDGSTLFAGLTDPFTATRYHSLAIERPTLPPELVVTAETESGVIMGIAHRSVPVLGVQFHPESVLTEGGHRLLGNWLETLGFHGAAERGATLSPRR
- the pknB gene encoding Stk1 family PASTA domain-containing Ser/Thr kinase, yielding MTTETRVLSGRYRVDEIIGRGGMATVYRGEDLTLGRQVAIKILDRDLADDNAFRTRFRLEAQAASRMANPAIVRVYDAGEDSESGVDGVTRPVPFIVMELVRGRLLKDIIAAGPVPVSDAVRYVDGILEALEYSHRAGVVHRDIKPGNVMVTDAGQVKVMDFGIARAVSDSSSTVAETTQILGTAAYFSPEQAKGEPVDARADLYSTGVVLYELLTGRQPFRGESPVAVAYQHVSETPLTPSEIVETVPRALDTVVLRALAKDPFQRYQDAAGFREALDATIDGKAPSKRQVGALTSELYGPNPRAAAETARSLRQLSTDTTMKRTQAGPPVAWIWAGVALLAVLLISVLFWAVTIQPSNEVPSSARIVPDVSGMTYERAVVELEGQDLVPSQITEPSVHVPEGAVIRTDPASGVSVSPGQGVLVVLSEGQDLATVPTLEGLTRDAAAQALTDAGLRVGTIRTENDPGREAGMVLSADRDAGTEVPAGTVVNLVVATGNVTILDYRGYTVDAATRELQSDELGLTVETAEDPGCPATNPTTVSQQSLAPGDVPVRSTITLTYCTGA
- a CDS encoding serine/threonine-protein kinase, coding for MRPTQGVTFGGRYELDSRIAIGGMGEVWEATDHVIGRTVAIKILKDEYMGDPGFLERFRAEARHAALVNHEGIASVFDYGEEAGSAFLVMELVPGEALSTILERDGALSTDKTLDIVAQTAAALQAAHAAGLVHRDIKPGNLLITPDGRVKITDFGIARIADQVPLTATGQVMGTVQYLSPEQASGHPASPATDTYSLGIVAYESLAGKRPFTGESQVAIAMAQINEQPPPLPPTVAQPVQNLVMAMIAKKPEDRPASAAAVARAASALRRGDLAAAAAAVPAVAGAAVLADDATQLLAPAGATAAATQILSAPLPDYAEPQEPEKKKRSRWTWPLVALIVILLLVLGGTLWALFANQGDPSPDPSGSTTTSRPTPSQTTPSATPTQDRIDLDALGLVGVDCDTARAAALDAGVLTVNCQQGNAAPTADEVSLVYDYEPQGSITPDQVLTLSFYGPQTELPQPTAPTLSSGTVAPGGTLTVNWQGYACPAGEGSPGAYTLTAVNGTFSNGQNTMPFDTNTRQAQLSVPNNASGTVLVTYTVTCTGGPSGERTSGNSPEAQATIEAAPSPSPTDGGGEGGGDDGADG